The following proteins are co-located in the Verrucomicrobiia bacterium genome:
- a CDS encoding glycosyl hydrolase family 28-related protein has protein sequence MSFFSLLAVLSSASAAPGNTFNVRDYGAAGDGVTLDTAAINQAIQQCSQSGGGQVLVPAGRYLSGTIHLMNHVTLFLAAGSTLLGATNLDLYQQPQVPSFMPEAKWGKWHRGLIVGENLQDIAIAGFGTIDGHKVFDPTGEEHMRGPHAIVLVNVRGFSLRDLSIVDAANYAVFFEASDDVDIRNVKIAGGWDGVHFRGAPKRWCHHVSIIGCQFYTGDDSIAGRYWDNVLISGCVLNSSCNGIRLIGPATRLIVDRCLFYGPGQRPHRTGGRTNMLSGIILQPGAWDRTEGLLDDVLLSGNTMHDVASPVTIWTKPGNPVNRITISGLNATGVYRSALSVESWSDAPITNLVVRDASIEFAGGGTQRQGLESVKKPGADARRLPAWGLYARNVQHLTVEDVRLSVAADDVRPVLMADRVEQLTLDNFRFTPVPGVKEPMALSRVAHLTVRDAQPTAN, from the coding sequence ATGAGTTTTTTCTCCCTGCTGGCGGTCCTTTCTTCCGCTTCAGCCGCTCCGGGCAACACCTTCAATGTGCGTGACTATGGCGCAGCCGGTGATGGAGTGACCCTGGACACGGCTGCCATTAACCAGGCAATCCAGCAATGCTCCCAATCCGGCGGCGGCCAGGTGCTTGTTCCCGCTGGCCGATACCTTTCTGGCACGATTCATTTGATGAATCATGTGACACTTTTTTTGGCTGCCGGCTCGACCTTGCTCGGCGCCACCAACCTGGATTTATACCAGCAGCCGCAGGTGCCCTCGTTCATGCCCGAGGCGAAATGGGGCAAATGGCATCGGGGCTTGATTGTCGGTGAAAACCTCCAGGATATCGCAATTGCCGGGTTCGGTACTATTGACGGGCACAAGGTGTTTGATCCGACTGGTGAAGAGCACATGCGAGGACCTCATGCCATCGTCCTGGTCAACGTCCGCGGCTTCAGTTTGCGGGACCTCTCCATTGTCGATGCCGCCAACTATGCCGTCTTTTTTGAAGCCAGTGACGATGTGGATATCCGCAACGTTAAAATTGCGGGCGGCTGGGATGGCGTACACTTCCGCGGCGCGCCGAAGCGTTGGTGCCATCATGTGAGTATAATCGGCTGCCAGTTTTATACCGGCGATGACTCGATAGCGGGACGTTACTGGGATAACGTGCTGATCTCGGGCTGTGTCCTGAATTCCTCTTGCAATGGGATTCGGCTCATTGGCCCCGCGACACGGCTCATCGTGGACCGGTGCCTGTTCTACGGCCCCGGCCAAAGGCCGCATCGCACTGGGGGTCGCACCAACATGCTCAGTGGCATCATTCTGCAACCGGGCGCCTGGGACAGGACCGAGGGACTGCTGGATGACGTGCTGCTGTCCGGCAATACCATGCATGACGTCGCCTCGCCGGTCACTATATGGACAAAACCCGGAAACCCCGTGAACCGGATAACCATCTCAGGCTTGAACGCAACCGGGGTTTACCGCTCGGCCTTGTCGGTGGAAAGCTGGTCTGATGCTCCGATAACCAACCTGGTCGTGCGCGACGCGAGCATTGAGTTCGCAGGCGGCGGCACGCAACGGCAGGGCCTCGAGTCTGTCAAAAAGCCGGGGGCCGATGCGCGCCGTTTGCCCGCCTGGGGGCTCTACGCGCGCAACGTCCAGCACCTGACCGTTGAAGATGTTCGCCTGAGTGTCGCCGCCGACGATGTGCGCCCGGTGTTGATGGCCGATAGAGTCGAACAATTGACCTTGGATAATTTCAGGTTTACACCCGTTCCCGGCGTGAAGGAGCCGATGGCCTTGAGCCGGGTCGCGCATCTCACCGTGCGTGACGCGCAGCCAACAGCCAACTGA
- a CDS encoding DUF4926 domain-containing protein, giving the protein MKFELYTDAVLTADLPEHRLQRGDIVKLVEHHVARNGTEGYSIEVFNALGDTIAVTAVSESALEPLREDEVLCARVLATASSG; this is encoded by the coding sequence ATGAAGTTCGAACTTTACACCGACGCCGTTCTGACGGCCGACCTGCCGGAGCACCGCCTGCAACGGGGCGACATCGTCAAGCTTGTCGAGCACCATGTGGCGCGCAATGGTACTGAGGGCTATTCCATCGAGGTCTTCAACGCCCTGGGGGATACCATCGCCGTTACGGCGGTTTCTGAATCGGCCCTCGAGCCGCTCCGCGAAGACGAAGTGCTCTGCGCGCGCGTGCTCGCAACGGCCTCCTCCGGGTGA